A region of Phalacrocorax carbo chromosome 9, bPhaCar2.1, whole genome shotgun sequence DNA encodes the following proteins:
- the DICER1 gene encoding endoribonuclease Dicer isoform X1: protein MKSPALQSLSMAGLQLMTPASSPMGPFFGLPWQQEAIHDNIYTPRKYQVELLEAALDHNTIVCLNTGSGKTFIAVLLTKELSYQIRGDFNKNGKRTVFLVNSANQVAQQVSAVRTHSDLKVGEYSSLETTESWTKEKWSQEFSKHQVLVMTCHVALTVLRNEYLSLSNINLLVFDECHLAIQDHPYREIMKICEDYPSCPRILGLTASILNGKCDPAELEEKIQKLEKILKSNAETATDLVVLDRYTSQPCEIVVDCGPYTDKSGLYGRLLKELDEALTFLNDCNISVHSKERDSTSVSKQILSDCRAVLVVLGPWCADKVAGMMVRELQKYIKHEQEELHRKFLLFTDTFLRKIHALCEEHFSPASLDLKFVTPKVIKLLEILRKYKPYERQQFESVEWYNNRNQDNYVSWSDSEDDDEDEEIEEKEKPETNFPSPFTNILCGIIFVERRYTAVVLNRLIKEAGKQDPELAYISSNFITGHGIGKNQPRNKQMEVEFRKQEEVLRKFRAHETNLLIATSIVEEGVDIPKCNLVVRFDLPTEYRSYVQSKGRARAPISNYIMLADTDKIKSFEEDLKTYKAIEKILRNKCSKSIDTNETETEPIVDDDDVFPPYVLRPDENSPRVTINTAIGHINRYCARLPSDPFTHLAPKCKTRELPDHTFYSTLYLPINSPLRASIVGPPMSCARLAERVVALICCEKLHKIGELDDHLMPVGKETVKYEEELDLHDEEETSVPGRPGSTKRRQCYPKAIPECLRDSYPKPDQPCYLYVIGMVLTTPLPDELNFRRRKLYPPEDTTRCFGILTAKPIPQIPHFPVYTRSGEVTISIELKKSGFTLSLQMLELITRLHQYIFSHILRLEKPALEFKPTEADSAYCVLPLNVVDDSSTLDIDFKFMEDIEKSEARTGIPSTQYTKEMPFIFKLEDYQDAVIIPRYRNFDQPHRFYVADVYTDLTPLSKFPSPEYETFAEYYKTKYNLDLTNLNQPLLDVDHTSSRLNLLTPRHLNQKGKALPLSSAEKRKAKWESLQNKQILVPELCAIHPIPASLWRKAVCLPSILYRLHCLLTAEELRAQTATDAGVGVKSLPADFRYPNLDFGWKKSIDSKSFITIPSSSLVENENYCKHSTIVVPENAAHQGANRTSSAENHDQMSVSYRTLLSESPSKLQIDVSAELAAINGVSYNKNLANGNCDLANRDFCQGNQLNYCRQEIPVQPTTSYPIQNLYSSENQPKPSNECTLLSNKYLDGNANRSTSDGCPKMAVTTSTSKAINLSKDRADAEKNPSCGYSSKTLGPNPGLILQALTLSNASDGFNLERLEMLGDSFLKHAITTYLFCTYPDAHEGRLSYMRSKKVSNCNLYRLGKKKGLPSRMVVSIFDPPVNWLPPGYIVNQDKSNTDKWEKDEMTKENLLANGKLDDYDDDDEDEDLMWRLPKEETDFEDDFLEYDQEHIKFIDNMLMGSGAFVKKISLSHFSTTDSNYEWKAPKKSSLGNVQFSSDFDDFDYSSWDAMCYLDPSKAVEEDDFVVGFWNPSEENCGVDAGKQSISYDLHTEQCIADKSIADCVEALLGCYLTSCGERAAQLFLCSLGLKVLPVIKKTDWEDTLCATRENCISEQKNLSPNSVLASVANSEPSLYKDLEYGCLKIPPRCMFDHPDAEKTLNHLISGFENFEKKINYSFKNKAYLLQAFTHASYHYNTITDCYQRLEFLGDAILDYLITKHLYEDPRQHSPGVLTDLRSALVNNTIFASLAVKYDYHKYFKAVSPELFHVIDDFVQFQMEKNEMQGMDSELRRSEEDEEKEEDIEVPKAMGDIFESLAGAIYMDSGMSLEMVWQVYYPMMRPLIEKFSANVPRSPVRELLEMEPETAKFSPAERTYDGKVRVTVEVVGKGKFKGVGRSYRIAKSAAARRALRSLKANQPQVPNS, encoded by the exons atgaaaagcCCTGCTTTGCAATCCCTCAGCATGGCGGGACTGCAGCTCATGACCCCTGCTTCCTCCCCAATGGGTCCATTTTTTGGACTACCATGGCAACAAGAAGCAATTCATGATAATATTTACACGCCAAGAAAATATCAG gTTGAACTGCTTGAAGCAGCTTTGGATCATAATACAATAGTCTGCTTAAACACTGGCTCAGGGAAGACTTTTATTGCAGTACTACTCACTAAAGAGCTGTCCTATCAGATCAGGGGAGATTTCaacaaaaatgggaaaagaactGTGTTCTTGGTCAACTCAG caaatCAAGTTGCTCAACAAGTGTCAGCTGTCAGGACACATTCAGATCTTAAAGTGGGAGAGTATTCAAGTTTAGAGACAACTGAATCATGGACAAAAGAGAAGTGGAGTCAGGAATTCTCTAAGCATCAG GTTCTGGTTATGACATGTCATGTTGCTTTGACTGTTTTGAGAAATGAGTATCTATCCCTGTCAAATATTAATCTTCTGGTGTTTGATGAGTGCCATCTTGCAATCCAGGATCACCCATACCGTGAAATTATGAAG ATCTGTGAGGATTATCCATCATGTCCTCGAATCTTGGGTTTAACAGCTTctattttaaatgggaaatgtGATCCTGCTGAGTTAGAAGAGAAGATCCAGAAACTGGAGAAAATTTTAAAGAGCAATGCTGAAACTGCAACTGATTTGGTGGTCTTAGACAG ATATACTTCTCAGCCATGTGAGATTGTTGTAGACTGTGGACCATATACTGACAAAAGTGGGTTGTATGGAAGATTATTAAAGGAATTGGATGAAGCACTTACTTTTCTAAATGACTGCAACATATCTGTACATTCAAAAGAAAGAGATTCTACATCAGTTTCTAAGCAG ATACTGTCAGACTGTCGAGCTGTGTTGGTTGTTCTGGGACCCTGGTGTGCAGATAAGGTAGCTGGAATGATGGTGAGAGAGCTACAGAAGTATATCAAACACGAACAAGAGGAGCTGCACAGGaaatttttattgtttacaGACACTTTCCTAAGGAAAATACATGCACTCTGTGAAGAGCACTTCTCGCCTGCCTCACTTGACCTGAAATTTGTAACCCCAAAAGTAATAAAGCTGCTTGAAATCTTGCGCAAATATAAACCATATGAACGGCAGCAGTTTGAAAGTGTTGAATGGTATAACAATAGGAATCAGGATAATTATGTATCTTGGAGTGATTCTGAAGATGATGATGAGGATGAAGAAATtgaggagaaagagaagccaGAGACTAATTTCCCATCTCCCTTTACTAATATTTTATGTGGAATTATTTTTGTGGAAAGAAGATACACAGCTGTTGTTCTAAATAg GTTGATAAAAGAAGCTGGCAAGCAAGATCCAGAACTGGCTTACATCAGTAGCAATTTTATAACTGGACATGGGATTGGCAAGAACCAGCCTCGTAACAAGCAGATGGAAGTAGAAttcagaaaacaggaagag GTTCTTAGAAAATTCCGTGCACATGAGACCAACCTACTTATTGCTACTAGTATTGTAGAAGAAGGTGTTGACATACCAAAATGCAACTTGGTGGTGCGTTTTGATTTGCCCACAGAATACCGTTCCTATGTGCAGTCAAAAGGAAGAGCTAGAGCACCAATTTCCAATTACATCATGTTAGCGGATacagacaaaattaaaagttttgaaGAAGATCTTAAGACATACAAAGCAATTGAGAAG ATCCTGAGAAACAAATGCTCAAAATCTATTGATACCAATGAAACTGAAACAGAACCCAttgttgatgatgatgatgtattTCCACCCTATGTGTTGAGGCCAGATGAGAACAGCCCAAGAGTTACTATTAACACTGCTATTGGACACATAAATAG GTACTGCGCTAGATTACCAAGTGATCCATTTACACACCTAGCACCCAAGTGTAAAACCCGAGAACTACCTGATCATACGTTTTATTCTACTCTCTACCTGCCAATCAACTCACCTCTTCGAGCTTCAATTGTT GGTCCTCCAATGAGTTGTGCAAGACTGGCTGAGAGAGTTGTAGCTCTTATTTGCTGTGAAAAACTACACAAAATTG GTGAACTGGATGATCATTTGATGCCAGTTGGTAAAGAAACGGTTAAATATGAGGAGGAGCTTGATTTACATGATGAAGAAGAAACCAGTGTTCCAGGAAGGCCAGGCTCTACAAAACGAAGACAGTGCTATCCTAAAGCT ATTCCAGAATGTTTAAGGGATAGTTATCCCAAACCTGATCAGCCCTGTTACTTGTATGTAATAGGAATGGTGTTAACGACTCCTCTACCTGATGAGCTCAACTTCAGGAGACGAAAGCTATATCCTCCTGAGGATACAACAAGATGTTTTGGCATATTGACAGCCAAACCTATACCTCAG ATTCCTCACTTTCCTGTGTATACTCGTTCTGGAGAGGTTACAATATCTATCGAACTTAAGAAATCTGGTTTTACGCTGTCTCTGCAAATGCTTGAGCTGATAACGCGACTCCACCAGTACATTTTTTCACATATTCTTCGTCTTGAGAAACCTGCACTAGAGTTCAAACCCACAGAAGCTGATTCAGCCTATTGTGTTCTACCTCTTAATGTTG ttgATGACTCCAGCACTTTGGACATTGACTTTAAGTTTATGGAAGACATTGAGAAATCTGAGGCACGTACAGGCATTCCCAGTACTCAGTATACAAAAgaaatgccttttattttcaagttaGAAGATTACCAAGATGCAGTCATCATTCCACG gtatCGAAATTTTGATCAGCCTCATCGATTCTATGTAGCTGATGTATACACTGATCTTACTCCACTCAGTAAATTCCCTTCCCCTGAATATGAAACTTTTGCTGAATATTATAAAACAAAGTATAATCTTGACCTGACCAATCTCAACCAGCCACTGCTGGATGTGGACCACACATCTTCAAG ACTTAATCTTTTGACTCCTCGCCATTTGAATCAGAAGGGGAAAGCACTTCCACTAAGCAGTGctgagaagaggaaagcaaagtgGGAAAGTTTGCAGAATAAGCAG atACTGGTTCCAGAGCTCTGTGCTATACATCCTATCCCAGCATCACTGTGGAGAAAAGCAGTTTGCCTCCCTAGCATACTTTATCGCCTGCACTGCCTTTTGACAGCAGAGGAACTAAGAGCTCAAACAGCCACCGATGCTGGTGTAGGGGTTAAATCACTTCCTGCAGATTTCAG ATATCCTAACTTGGACTTCGGATGGAAAAAGTCTATTGACAGCAAATCCTTCATCACTATTCCTAGCTCCTCTTTAGTAGAGAATGAAAATTACTGTAAGCACAGCACAATTGTAGTCCCTGAAAATGCTGCACATCAAGGTGCTAATAGAACCTCTTCTGCAGAAAACCATGACCAAATGTCTGTGAGTTACAGAACATTGCTCAGTGAGTCACCCAGTAAACTCCAAATTGATGTCTCGGCAGAACTTGCAGCAATTAATGGTGTTTCTTATAATAAAAATCTTGCCAATGGCAATTGTGATTTAGCTAACAGAGACTTTTGCCAAGGAAATCAGCTGAATTACTGCAGGCAGGAAATACCTGTACAACCAACTACCTCATATCCCATTCAGAATTTATACAGCAGTGAGAACCAGCCCAAGCCCAGCAATGAATGTACTCTACTGAGTAATAAATACCTTGATGGAAATGCTAACAGATCTACCTCAGATGGATGCCCCAAAATGGCAGTGACCACCAGTACTTCAAAAGCTATTAATCTTTCAAAAGACAGAGCAGATGCTGAAAAGAACCCTTCCTGTGGGTACTCCTCAAAAACTCTCGGTCCTAATCCTGGTCTCATTCTTCAAGCTTTGACTCTTTCAAATGCTAGTGATGGATTTAACCTGGAGCGGCTAGAAATGCTTGGtgattcatttttaaagcatgctATCACTACATACTTGTTTTGCACTTACCCTGATGCTCATGAGGGACGGCTGTCATATATGAGAAGCAAAAAA GTCAGCAACTGTAACTTGTATCgccttggaaaaaagaaaggactgcCTAGTCGTATGGTGGTATCGATTTTTGATCCCCCGGTCAATTGGCTTCCTCCTGGTTACATAGTAAACCAGGACAAGAGCAACACTGATAAGTGGGAGAAAGATGAAATG ACAAAGGAGAACTTGTTGGCTAATGGTAAACTCGatgattatgatgatgatgatgaagatgaAGACCTAATGTGGAGGTTACCCAAGGAAGAAACAGACTTTGAAGATGATTTTCTGGAGTATGATCAGGAGCATATCAAATTCATTGATAATATGTTAATGGGGTCAGGGgcttttgtgaagaaaatttctctctctcacttttCAACCACTGATTCAAACTATGAATGGAAAGCACCCAAAAAGTCATCCCTGGGTAATGTTCAGTTTTCATCAGATTTTGATGATTTTGACTATAGCTCTTGGGATGCTATGTGCTATCTGGATCCCAGCAAAGCTGTTGAAGAGGATGATTTTGTAGTGGGCTTCTGGAATCCATCAGAAGAAAACTGTGGTGTTGATGCAGGAAAACAGTCTATCTCCTATGACTTGCATACAGAGCAGTGTATTGCTGACAAAAGCATTGCAGACTGTGTGGAAGCCCTTTTGGGCTGCTATCTGACCAGCTGTGGTGAAAGAGCTGCTCAGCTTTTCCTGTGTTCATTGGGGCTGAAGGTGCTCCCTGTAATTAAAAAGACTGATTGGGAAGACACTTTGTGTGCTACCAGAGAGAATTGTATCAGTGAGCAGAAGAATCTTTCACCAAACTCTGTTTTGGCTTCTGTAGCTAATTCAGAGCCTTCTCTGTATAAAGACCTGGAGTATGGCTGTTTGAAGATTCCACCGAGGTGTATGTTTGATCACCCAGATGCTGAAAAAACCTTAAATCAccttatttctggttttgaaaactttgagaagaaaataaactacagTTTTAAGAACAAGGCTTACCTTCTTCAGGCATTTACTCATGCCTCATACCATTATAATACCATTACTG ATTGTTACCAGCGCTTAGAATTCCTGGGAGATGCAATTTTGGACTACCTCATAACCAAGCACCTTTATGAAGACCCACGGCAACACTCTCCAGGAGTTCTTACTGACCTACGATCTGCTCTAGTGAATAATACCATTTTTGCATCATTAGCTGTAAAGTATGACTACCACAAATACTTCAAAGCTGTCTCTCCTGAACTGTTTCATGTTATTGATGACTTTGTTCAGtttcaaatggaaaagaatgaaatgcaAGGAATGGATTCTGAG
- the DICER1 gene encoding endoribonuclease Dicer isoform X2, translating to MKSPALQSLSMAGLQLMTPASSPMGPFFGLPWQQEAIHDNIYTPRKYQVELLEAALDHNTIVCLNTGSGKTFIAVLLTKELSYQIRGDFNKNGKRTVFLVNSANQVAQQVSAVRTHSDLKVGEYSSLETTESWTKEKWSQEFSKHQVLVMTCHVALTVLRNEYLSLSNINLLVFDECHLAIQDHPYREIMKICEDYPSCPRILGLTASILNGKCDPAELEEKIQKLEKILKSNAETATDLVVLDRYTSQPCEIVVDCGPYTDKSGLYGRLLKELDEALTFLNDCNISVHSKERDSTSVSKQILSDCRAVLVVLGPWCADKVAGMMVRELQKYIKHEQEELHRKFLLFTDTFLRKIHALCEEHFSPASLDLKFVTPKVIKLLEILRKYKPYERQQFESVEWYNNRNQDNYVSWSDSEDDDEDEEIEEKEKPETNFPSPFTNILCGIIFVERRYTAVVLNR from the exons atgaaaagcCCTGCTTTGCAATCCCTCAGCATGGCGGGACTGCAGCTCATGACCCCTGCTTCCTCCCCAATGGGTCCATTTTTTGGACTACCATGGCAACAAGAAGCAATTCATGATAATATTTACACGCCAAGAAAATATCAG gTTGAACTGCTTGAAGCAGCTTTGGATCATAATACAATAGTCTGCTTAAACACTGGCTCAGGGAAGACTTTTATTGCAGTACTACTCACTAAAGAGCTGTCCTATCAGATCAGGGGAGATTTCaacaaaaatgggaaaagaactGTGTTCTTGGTCAACTCAG caaatCAAGTTGCTCAACAAGTGTCAGCTGTCAGGACACATTCAGATCTTAAAGTGGGAGAGTATTCAAGTTTAGAGACAACTGAATCATGGACAAAAGAGAAGTGGAGTCAGGAATTCTCTAAGCATCAG GTTCTGGTTATGACATGTCATGTTGCTTTGACTGTTTTGAGAAATGAGTATCTATCCCTGTCAAATATTAATCTTCTGGTGTTTGATGAGTGCCATCTTGCAATCCAGGATCACCCATACCGTGAAATTATGAAG ATCTGTGAGGATTATCCATCATGTCCTCGAATCTTGGGTTTAACAGCTTctattttaaatgggaaatgtGATCCTGCTGAGTTAGAAGAGAAGATCCAGAAACTGGAGAAAATTTTAAAGAGCAATGCTGAAACTGCAACTGATTTGGTGGTCTTAGACAG ATATACTTCTCAGCCATGTGAGATTGTTGTAGACTGTGGACCATATACTGACAAAAGTGGGTTGTATGGAAGATTATTAAAGGAATTGGATGAAGCACTTACTTTTCTAAATGACTGCAACATATCTGTACATTCAAAAGAAAGAGATTCTACATCAGTTTCTAAGCAG ATACTGTCAGACTGTCGAGCTGTGTTGGTTGTTCTGGGACCCTGGTGTGCAGATAAGGTAGCTGGAATGATGGTGAGAGAGCTACAGAAGTATATCAAACACGAACAAGAGGAGCTGCACAGGaaatttttattgtttacaGACACTTTCCTAAGGAAAATACATGCACTCTGTGAAGAGCACTTCTCGCCTGCCTCACTTGACCTGAAATTTGTAACCCCAAAAGTAATAAAGCTGCTTGAAATCTTGCGCAAATATAAACCATATGAACGGCAGCAGTTTGAAAGTGTTGAATGGTATAACAATAGGAATCAGGATAATTATGTATCTTGGAGTGATTCTGAAGATGATGATGAGGATGAAGAAATtgaggagaaagagaagccaGAGACTAATTTCCCATCTCCCTTTACTAATATTTTATGTGGAATTATTTTTGTGGAAAGAAGATACACAGCTGTTGTTCTAAATAggtaa